In the genome of Kazachstania africana CBS 2517 chromosome 6, complete genome, the window ACGTTCTTTAATAAACCATCGTTTTGAGCTAATCTGTTTAAAGAATCGTCAGATTCACCTCTAGCTCTAACGTTACCGGATAAAGCGTAAGTGATGAATTCACCTGGGATAGCACGaccttcttcatcaacCTTGGCGATGTTGATTTGAACAGAGGCGTGGTCATCGGCCTTGATAATTCTGTTAGTGGCAGAACACTTTCTTGGAACGTAAAGTTCGACCTattaatatattattaGCGAATATTACTGTTAGTAAAAGAACTTGTAACatttttagaaaaaa includes:
- the RPS21B gene encoding 40S ribosomal protein eS21 (similar to Saccharomyces cerevisiae RPS21B (YJL136C) and RPS21A (YKR057W); ancestral locus Anc_1.213), with the translated sequence MENDKGQLVELYVPRKCSATNRIIKADDHASVQINIAKVDEEGRAIPGEFITYALSGNVRARGESDDSLNRLAQNDGLLKNVWSYSR